One Dethiosulfovibrio peptidovorans genomic region harbors:
- a CDS encoding phosphohydrolase produces the protein MDERTRELIQNRILSRLKEVKSFPQFVLETLKMLDNPDSSAQNVAAILSKDQGLVIRTLKLANSAFYGVSRRISNIQEAVALLGYKTIKNLVIAATLYQRMNNAFTGYALERGDLWRHSLSVAYAAQYIAELTKVCPPEEAYIAGMLHAIGKIVLNDYIKFGYQIIVRIVDTDKLPFVEAERMVLGFDHAQVGGMLVDKWNLPESHKVAVEYQYTPEELPEELSAYRGIVDIIHVANSMILMLGVSGGADGLQYSVSEEALARLGLADSAEQHLSELVDIMDKVSEEMELLEA, from the coding sequence ATGGATGAACGAACCAGAGAGCTGATACAGAATCGTATTCTCAGCCGGCTGAAGGAAGTCAAATCTTTCCCTCAATTTGTGCTAGAGACCTTGAAGATGTTGGATAATCCAGACAGCAGTGCCCAAAACGTGGCTGCTATCTTGTCCAAAGATCAAGGACTTGTGATTCGTACCTTAAAGTTAGCGAATTCGGCCTTTTATGGGGTCTCTCGACGGATCTCAAACATCCAGGAAGCAGTGGCTCTGCTTGGGTATAAAACTATCAAAAACCTGGTCATTGCAGCCACTCTTTATCAACGAATGAACAACGCCTTCACTGGGTATGCTCTGGAACGGGGCGATCTTTGGAGGCATTCTCTCAGTGTGGCCTACGCAGCTCAATACATTGCAGAACTGACGAAGGTTTGTCCGCCAGAGGAAGCCTATATCGCTGGAATGCTTCATGCTATAGGGAAAATCGTCCTGAACGATTACATCAAATTTGGGTATCAGATCATCGTCCGCATTGTGGATACCGATAAGCTTCCTTTCGTGGAGGCCGAGCGCATGGTACTAGGCTTTGATCATGCCCAAGTCGGTGGAATGTTGGTGGATAAATGGAATTTGCCTGAGTCTCACAAGGTGGCTGTTGAGTATCAGTATACTCCCGAGGAGCTGCCCGAAGAGCTCTCAGCGTATAGAGGCATAGTAGACATCATCCACGTGGCGAACTCAATGATCCTTATGCTGGGCGTGAGTGGCGGTGCCGACGGGCTTCAGTATTCTGTCTCGGAGGAGGCTCTGGCCCGATTGGGGTTGGCGGACTCCGCTGAGCAACATCTGTCCGAGCTGGTGGACATTATGGACAAGGTCTCCGAGGAGATGGAGCTCCTGGAGGCGTAG
- a CDS encoding guanylate kinase — protein MNDRWGTLVVLSGPSGAGKGTVRKELFRRVSGLSFSISCTTRAPRVGEQDGVDYRFMDDVEFLRLIDDGRFLEWAQVHGNYYGTLLDDVSRELAQGYDVVLEIDVQGALQVLEKCPQTVSVFLKPPSSQELERRLRERASEDEGTIALRLQNALEEIEYSNRYDHVVVNDDLERAVSELETIIMACRAGRS, from the coding sequence ATGAATGATCGGTGGGGAACCTTGGTGGTTCTCTCGGGGCCTAGCGGCGCCGGTAAGGGCACCGTTCGAAAAGAGCTTTTCCGGCGGGTGTCAGGGTTGAGTTTTTCCATATCATGTACCACTCGAGCTCCTCGTGTTGGGGAGCAGGATGGGGTTGACTACAGATTTATGGACGATGTTGAGTTTTTGCGTCTGATCGATGACGGTCGTTTTCTGGAGTGGGCACAGGTTCATGGCAACTATTACGGCACGTTATTGGACGACGTAAGTCGGGAGCTTGCTCAAGGTTATGATGTAGTGCTTGAGATCGACGTTCAGGGTGCTCTGCAGGTCCTGGAGAAGTGTCCTCAGACGGTATCGGTGTTCCTGAAGCCGCCGTCCTCTCAGGAACTGGAACGTCGTCTCAGAGAACGAGCCTCGGAGGACGAGGGTACCATCGCTCTCCGGCTTCAGAATGCTCTGGAAGAGATTGAGTACTCCAATCGCTATGACCACGTGGTGGTCAACGACGACTTGGAACGAGCGGTCTCCGAGCTGGAGACGATCATCATGGCCTGTCGGGCTGGCAGATCCTAA
- a CDS encoding YicC family protein, with protein sequence MLTSMTGFSRVSKDQDWGTLTIELSSVNSRYLEIFVKTGRELSSEEPLIQRAIRKRLSRGKVQVRVDLAWTSEARMGCINTETLRGYVRQVQDAAVPGVQEPIAIDGFLSLPGVVESPLSGATLQERVSPVVMPLLDRGLDELIAMRETEGEALMSHISGLLDNYSVVLRQIGDKWRDGADAAFEGLRDRVQAAAERYACSLDEGRLAQELTVIADKWDISEEISRTESHLRQFVNLLNGGGSRGRKLDFLLQEMNREINTMGSKVADAYVRWLVVEGKTILERIREQVQNVE encoded by the coding sequence GTGTTGACGAGCATGACAGGATTTAGTCGGGTTTCGAAGGATCAGGACTGGGGAACTCTCACCATTGAACTGTCGTCGGTGAACTCGAGATATCTGGAGATCTTTGTGAAGACTGGTCGGGAGTTGTCCTCTGAGGAGCCTCTTATCCAGAGAGCAATTCGCAAACGGTTGAGTCGAGGCAAGGTTCAGGTTCGAGTTGATCTGGCCTGGACATCGGAGGCTCGAATGGGATGTATCAACACTGAAACCCTTCGGGGGTACGTACGTCAGGTTCAAGATGCGGCAGTTCCTGGCGTTCAGGAGCCTATCGCGATCGACGGATTTCTGAGTTTACCCGGCGTCGTGGAATCTCCCCTATCGGGGGCTACTCTTCAGGAGCGGGTGTCTCCTGTCGTCATGCCACTCCTTGATCGTGGACTGGACGAACTGATCGCAATGAGGGAGACTGAAGGGGAGGCCTTGATGAGCCACATCTCGGGACTTCTGGATAACTATTCGGTTGTACTTCGTCAGATAGGAGACAAGTGGCGAGACGGAGCTGACGCTGCGTTCGAAGGCCTGAGGGATCGGGTACAGGCTGCGGCAGAGAGGTATGCCTGCTCTTTGGACGAGGGGCGTCTGGCTCAGGAGCTCACCGTCATTGCGGATAAATGGGATATCTCCGAGGAGATCTCCAGAACAGAGAGCCACCTCAGACAATTCGTCAACCTGTTGAACGGCGGCGGCTCTCGGGGAAGGAAGCTGGATTTTCTGCTTCAGGAGATGAATCGGGAGATTAACACCATGGGCTCGAAGGTCGCCGACGCGTATGTTCGGTGGCTTGTCGTTGAGGGGAAAACGATCCTGGAGCGTATTCGGGAGCAGGTTCAGAACGTGGAGTGA
- the scpB gene encoding SMC-Scp complex subunit ScpB, whose amino-acid sequence MEIDVLRRLEAVLFVASDGATVEALAAAVGVDQDQVLEGLRLLADRYEKHGHGIELIFLGGAWFLCTVLEVADAVERFTEVHEREQVRLSKAALETLAVVAYNQPTTRSDIEEIRGVRCDRVIETLLGHGLIRIAGRKRGTGSPLLYRTTEAFLRTFDLGAISDLPTIAEIDELHHEEEKGFCEA is encoded by the coding sequence ATCGAGATTGATGTATTGCGTCGTCTTGAGGCTGTCCTTTTTGTAGCGTCCGACGGAGCTACGGTAGAGGCTCTGGCAGCGGCTGTGGGTGTCGATCAGGATCAGGTGCTAGAAGGACTTCGACTCTTGGCTGATCGGTACGAGAAGCACGGTCATGGTATAGAGTTGATTTTTCTTGGTGGTGCCTGGTTCCTGTGTACTGTACTTGAGGTCGCTGACGCCGTTGAGCGATTTACGGAAGTCCACGAGAGAGAGCAAGTACGCCTGAGCAAGGCTGCTCTGGAAACATTGGCTGTTGTAGCGTACAATCAACCTACGACCAGATCGGATATAGAAGAAATCCGGGGAGTACGATGTGATAGGGTTATTGAGACTCTTCTCGGTCATGGCTTGATCCGAATCGCCGGTCGAAAGAGAGGAACGGGTTCTCCTTTGCTTTATCGAACCACCGAGGCCTTTCTCAGAACTTTCGACCTAGGGGCTATCTCAGATCTGCCCACTATCGCAGAGATCGATGAACTCCACCACGAAGAGGAGAAGGGGTTTTGTGAGGCTTAA
- a CDS encoding pseudouridine synthase — MRLNRYLARCGIASRRGAEKVLQAGRVRLNGEVVFDPARDISSADLVEVDCQAVAFESSVYVVMNKPRGVACAVWDKFNPTVIDILAPDLRALRLYPVGRLDMDSEGLLIITNDGDFCHSLIHPSSGYDKTYEVLLNRKPDSDTLCRWREGIVLDNRLIRPRALEVMDRDPFGLWLSIVLQDGVNREIRRMAEFFSLSVHRLFRRKIGTMEMQGVQPGGYRVMDLQRLWNAIRHGGTV; from the coding sequence GTGAGGCTTAATCGGTATCTGGCTCGTTGTGGGATTGCCTCCCGACGGGGAGCAGAAAAAGTCCTTCAGGCTGGTCGTGTTCGACTTAACGGTGAGGTGGTTTTTGATCCGGCTCGAGATATTTCCTCTGCTGATTTGGTGGAAGTCGACTGTCAGGCTGTGGCTTTTGAGTCTTCTGTATACGTGGTTATGAATAAACCCAGAGGAGTGGCCTGTGCCGTTTGGGACAAATTCAACCCGACGGTCATCGATATCCTTGCACCAGATCTGAGGGCCCTTCGTCTTTATCCTGTGGGACGTTTGGATATGGACAGCGAGGGTCTCCTGATTATTACCAACGATGGTGACTTTTGTCACTCGCTTATTCACCCCAGTTCAGGGTATGATAAAACCTACGAGGTCCTTTTGAATCGAAAGCCCGACAGCGATACCCTTTGTCGTTGGAGAGAGGGTATCGTCTTGGATAATCGTCTTATTCGGCCTCGTGCTTTGGAGGTTATGGACAGAGATCCCTTTGGCTTGTGGCTCTCTATTGTTCTTCAGGACGGTGTGAACCGTGAGATCCGACGGATGGCTGAGTTTTTTTCTCTCTCTGTTCATCGCCTGTTTCGGAGAAAAATTGGTACAATGGAGATGCAGGGAGTGCAACCAGGGGGATATCGTGTAATGGATCTCCAGCGTTTATGGAACGCCATACGCCATGGAGGAACGGTCTAA
- a CDS encoding cytidylate kinase, translating into MLLHNLVVTVDGPAGAGKSTVAKKVALALGIPYMDTGALYRALAYSLDAQGVLPEESDVLLSSLRSISVTLSENRVFVDAQDASDLIRTPHVGRLASAYSALPAVREKLLDIQREQTLNGGLVADGRDMGTVVFPLAPLKIFLTASEDIRARRRWEELKAKGDDLSFESVLEDMKRRDLADRERACAPLRKAEDAVVVDSSNLSVDQVVQVIVSLALEVSHG; encoded by the coding sequence ATGCTATTGCACAATCTGGTCGTCACCGTGGACGGTCCTGCCGGTGCCGGCAAGAGTACTGTAGCTAAAAAAGTCGCGCTCGCTTTAGGGATACCCTACATGGACACGGGGGCCCTGTATCGGGCCCTAGCTTATTCCTTGGATGCTCAAGGCGTCCTCCCCGAGGAGAGCGATGTCCTTTTGTCGTCGCTGCGGTCTATATCGGTGACTCTCTCGGAGAACAGGGTCTTTGTCGATGCTCAGGATGCTTCAGACCTCATTAGAACCCCTCATGTTGGTCGGTTGGCTTCGGCCTATTCGGCTTTGCCCGCCGTTCGGGAAAAACTTTTGGATATTCAAAGGGAGCAGACACTCAACGGAGGCCTCGTTGCCGATGGTCGTGATATGGGAACTGTGGTTTTTCCTCTCGCCCCGTTGAAGATATTTCTCACTGCATCTGAGGACATACGAGCTCGTCGTCGTTGGGAGGAGTTAAAAGCCAAGGGGGACGATCTCTCTTTTGAGTCGGTACTCGAGGATATGAAGCGACGAGACTTAGCTGACCGGGAACGGGCTTGTGCGCCCCTTCGGAAAGCTGAGGATGCTGTGGTCGTGGATTCGTCAAATCTGAGTGTTGATCAGGTCGTTCAAGTAATCGTAAGCCTGGCTCTGGAGGTCTCCCATGGGTAG
- a CDS encoding 1-acyl-sn-glycerol-3-phosphate acyltransferase, producing MGRALVYQLVRRFCWLFLLVHNRLSIRGRSNIPRTRPIIMVANHCSNLDPVVMGAAYPQRLRYLAKAELFQGSRLFAWLIGILGAIPVSRQTSQSAGGALKSFLQLLEEGESVLLFPEGGRSEDGCLKPLEGGVALLALKTGALVVPAYIAGTFKAMPIGATFIRWNPVSVRFGAPLDPQLFAGARPKEARAAFLQELSRSLHAMEDAV from the coding sequence ATGGGTAGGGCTCTTGTGTATCAGCTCGTTCGAAGATTCTGTTGGCTGTTTCTTTTGGTGCATAATCGGCTTTCGATTCGAGGACGCAGCAATATCCCAAGAACCAGACCGATTATCATGGTGGCCAATCACTGCAGTAACTTAGATCCTGTGGTGATGGGGGCTGCGTATCCCCAAAGACTGAGATACCTGGCCAAGGCAGAGTTATTTCAGGGTTCTCGTCTCTTTGCATGGCTTATCGGTATTTTGGGAGCTATACCGGTAAGTCGTCAGACCTCTCAGAGTGCTGGTGGTGCTTTGAAATCCTTCCTTCAGCTCTTGGAGGAAGGGGAGTCGGTTCTTCTCTTTCCTGAAGGAGGGCGCTCCGAGGACGGTTGCCTCAAACCCCTTGAAGGTGGAGTCGCTCTCTTGGCTCTCAAAACAGGAGCGCTTGTGGTACCGGCCTACATTGCCGGAACATTTAAGGCAATGCCTATAGGAGCGACTTTTATTCGCTGGAATCCTGTCTCCGTCCGATTTGGAGCTCCTTTAGATCCCCAACTCTTCGCTGGTGCTCGACCTAAAGAAGCCAGAGCGGCCTTTCTCCAGGAACTTAGCCGCTCACTTCATGCCATGGAGGACGCTGTCTGA
- the coaBC gene encoding bifunctional phosphopantothenoylcysteine decarboxylase/phosphopantothenate--cysteine ligase CoaBC translates to MMSPNRPPRILLCISGGIAAYKTPHIVRGFVQSAWEVIVVLTESARAFVSPMVLATLSKNRVWGDGDYLNHETGSIPHIHLAEWADAVVVAPCTAESAARLAAGHGKHLMDGILLATRAPVVVFPAMNVNMLHHGATVRNLALLRDMGYRVIDPDDGDLACGYQGAGRLPEVDGVVHEVRRVLTHQDMAGMTVTVTAGPTREYLDPVRFISNPSTGKMGYALAQDAWYRGASVTLISGPVSLPSPRGVRVVQVATALEMRDACVRSMAASNVMVKAAAVGDYRFPSRSERKIKREGRSEMTLAMVQNPDIAAELGAMKARDQILVGFAAETDDLQANAEKKLRSKNLDLIVANDLTKPGSGFGCDTNRVSLYDRFGRTTEVEGPKNLVARGIWDRVLALRNDD, encoded by the coding sequence ATGATGAGCCCGAATCGGCCTCCTAGAATTCTTCTCTGTATTTCCGGTGGTATCGCTGCATACAAAACCCCTCACATCGTGAGGGGTTTTGTCCAGTCGGCTTGGGAGGTCATCGTGGTATTGACCGAAAGCGCTCGAGCTTTTGTCAGTCCTATGGTCTTGGCAACCCTCTCGAAAAATCGGGTCTGGGGCGATGGGGACTACCTGAACCACGAGACCGGGAGCATTCCTCATATTCACCTCGCTGAGTGGGCCGACGCCGTGGTCGTGGCACCGTGTACAGCTGAGAGCGCCGCCCGTCTGGCCGCAGGTCATGGGAAGCACCTCATGGACGGAATACTTTTGGCGACGCGGGCGCCGGTGGTGGTTTTCCCCGCTATGAACGTGAACATGCTCCATCATGGAGCGACGGTTCGCAATCTGGCGCTTCTTCGGGACATGGGGTACAGGGTTATCGACCCCGACGACGGCGATCTGGCCTGTGGGTATCAGGGAGCCGGTCGTCTGCCCGAGGTGGACGGCGTTGTTCACGAAGTCCGTCGGGTGCTCACTCACCAGGATATGGCTGGAATGACCGTGACCGTAACCGCTGGTCCCACCAGGGAATATCTGGATCCGGTCCGGTTCATCTCTAACCCGAGTACCGGGAAAATGGGCTATGCCCTGGCTCAGGACGCTTGGTATCGAGGTGCCTCTGTGACGTTGATCTCCGGTCCGGTCTCTCTGCCGTCGCCCCGGGGCGTCCGTGTCGTTCAGGTTGCGACGGCTTTGGAGATGAGAGATGCCTGTGTTCGTAGTATGGCCGCTAGCAATGTCATGGTCAAGGCCGCCGCTGTGGGAGATTATCGGTTCCCTTCACGATCAGAGCGCAAGATCAAACGGGAGGGACGGTCGGAGATGACCCTTGCGATGGTCCAGAATCCCGATATCGCTGCGGAACTGGGAGCTATGAAGGCTCGGGATCAGATTCTGGTGGGCTTTGCTGCCGAGACCGACGACCTTCAAGCAAATGCTGAGAAGAAGCTTCGAAGTAAGAATCTCGACCTGATCGTGGCCAACGACCTGACCAAACCCGGAAGTGGCTTTGGTTGCGATACCAATCGGGTCAGCCTCTATGATCGTTTCGGAAGGACCACCGAGGTCGAAGGGCCCAAGAACCTGGTGGCTCGTGGAATCTGGGATCGGGTTTTGGCTCTTCGAAACGATGATTGA